In a genomic window of Leishmania mexicana MHOM/GT/2001/U1103 complete genome, chromosome 30:
- a CDS encoding protein kinase-like protein, with the protein MEPPLTATPHTKMRASCSEKSRAETPPRLYVRKQNRPRAAWFDFLCRVDILWAILFFALLAIVGTCSSVVTQAIVSAAVLESWRTVHNLHADVIRKRLDHQISAAYNMAADMLLLQARYLFQMQSEDTLATLCSILAGYDEDMLLAALSLVSLELRETVTCMHGLTDGALTDSLSGYVSYNHTVNATNYVDKATYRFQRPLRMAMEWPLEARNISSAIDENMNAVPIFALVNELAAGRNSDIDIRNAWRVNPILPHLMELNAPVGMVYGGPTMSLTTPITDYALLRINGSRLLREPDGMHHIGARIALFVNQTLTDGDPAIMSNNWGQHLINSVIHAPLVNTSVTYLKASDVHDPLMRAALKHVDLAALQNQASRSTVDFQHNGAPAMVTAWAYTTSKGLSLPLVYASVQENITVPHTLIHDMGNGIMVAAVLIFSLIFWRLIHRTISHPLNGVRASMLASVEHGDRQLYYPRESNLVRFTEVDALIQAHNKTMQQLRNVDAFIPEGLRLRVPGASAHQNNDVPTRRLSCLFNNGKPPKLKGTPLSVHLSTVVYLSVSATASHTTDQFLSLQPRSLEEQESRQIRGQRLIAAAEQTAQAANTANSGPFPTPAALTAFITAVYELCHTHHGTLHRLCPDACVLHFNSAVRAHLSRGPGDASAAAAPPAPAPRHGVPAAQSAPQPRPPRATRQEEMRRRAAQDARSAAAFALDLVSWTAAQGGSGESAQTDGASAMPDVRALLDTSMFTCGQYRPAGSEQTLQVALGRDVQRDLGRVPQRIGVRVAMTEETATLLRADDDSGGRGRGHVDAGVRQIPVDVLRTGRAGLDGDVVVLYEALPGRVAGDAAWQQYARCCCDGFEHMLRGDYAGALAAYRGVAEIADLEPGLLPAAMRREAAASAVTGGAVSVQAARLMRECERRVRLRITEPLCKVRFCPLGIDAVRRDSKPLGNGTGGRCPGALSPTEEDVRIPQNVRGREANHSGFSRISTQRFPRVQERYVLAVKESTSTLRCVVPSMPSWMRDEHGLHWHIARCPINGELTPELMWHRRVLALGSAGALCSVNYLIYREVHPVVAKAIRNAPPGPMSDALRSATPVCGPSSRQAAAVRRLIKRHQQLRHPNLLSFLGFSESLEGGVVLLWEFSPGGTLRELIFRYPNVKPVTINRFGLQILTALSYLHERGVAHGSVRLDNVLVSADGKCRLTGHSGDNEAACELFHMRQTCFMSPLMATGALPTPQCDMFCIGLGALEALTKQPAWKWATGDDGQPLGTPAELAELMKAGGTTFSSALVQGRVVVNVDPLRGASVASKYSNRVVESLIRCLSLDPAERPTAMQVREASKEMLLQAGLTLEEDELAASFPLMMRD; encoded by the coding sequence ATGGAGCCCCCTCTCACCGCCACGCCGCACACCAAAATGCGGGCTTCTTGCAGTGAAAAATCACGAGCAGAGACGCCTCCGCGGCTGTACGTACGCAAGCAGAATAGGCCCCGCGCCGCATGGTTCGACTTCTTGTGCCGCGTCGACATCCTCTGGGCCATCCTCTtcttcgccctcctcgccattGTCGGTAcctgcagctccgtcgtCACACAGGCAATCGTCTccgccgcggtgctcgaATCGTGGCGCACCGTGCACAACCTTCACGCAGACGTCATCAGAAAGCGGCTGGATCACCAGATAAGTGCCGCCTACAACATGGCCGCCGACATGCTCCTACTGCAGGCGCGCTACCTATTTCAAATGCAGTCCGAAGACACTCTCGCAACACTCTGCTCCATCCTCGCGGGGTACGACGAGGACATGCTCCTCGCCGCATTATCCTTAGTCTCTCTCGAGCTCCGTGAGACGGTCACCTGCATGCACGGACTCACGGACGGCGCGTTGACGGACAGCCTCTCCGGGTATGTATCCTACAACCACACCGTCAACGCCACCAACTACGTCGACAAGGCTACCTATCGCTTCCAGCGTccgctgcgcatggcgaTGGAGTGGCCACTTGAAGCACGCAACATCTCGAGCGCTATAGACGAGAACATGAACGCCGTCCCCATCTTCGCGCTCGTCAACGAGCTCGCGGCCGGCCGCAACTCCGACATCGACATTCGAAACGCGTGGCGTGTGAACCCTATTCTTCCGCACCTCATGGAGCTCAACGCACCAGTGGGCATGGTGTACGGGGGCCCCACCATGTCGTTGACCACCCCCATCACCGACTACGCTCTCCTGCGCATCAACGGTTCGAGGCTTCTACGCGAGCCCGACGGCATGCACCACATTGGTGCCCGTATCGCACTCTTCGTTAACCAAACCCTCACCGACGGCGACCCCGCCATTATGTCCAACAACTGGGGCCAGCACTTGATCAACTCCGTCATCCACGCGCCGCTGGTCAACACCAGTGTCACCTACCTCAAGGCCAGCGATGTCCATGATCCGCTCATGCGTGCCGCACTCAAGCACGTCGATCTCGCGGCACTGCAGAACCAGGCCAGCCGGAGCACTGTTGACTTCCAGCACAACGGCGCACCCGCGATGGTCACCGCGTGGGCTTACACAACGTCCAAGGGCCTTTCCCTGCCTCTCGTCTACGCCAGCGTGCAGGAGAACATCACCGTGCCGCATACGCTCATCCACGATATGGGCAACGGCATCATGGTCGCCGCCGTGCTCATCTTCAGTCTCATTTTCTGGCGCCTCATCCACCGCACCATCTCGCATCCGCTCAACGGCGTGCGAGCGAGCATGCTTGCCAGCGTCGAGCACGGTGACCGCCAACTCTATTATCCTAGAGAGAGCAATCTCGTCCGCTTCACGGAGGTCGATGCACTCATTCAGGCACACAATAAGacgatgcagcagctgcgcaatgTCGACGCCTTCATCCCGGAGGGGCTGCGACTGCGTGTCCCGGGCGCTTCTGCCCACCAAAACAACGATGTCCCCACGCGGCGCCTCTCATGCCTATTCAATAACGGCAAGCCACCGAAATTGAAAGGCACTCCGCTGTCCGTGCACCTCTCGACTGTCGTATACCTCTCAGTAAGCGCTACAGCATCTCACACCACCGACCAATTCTTGTCGCTGCAACCACGAAGCCTCGAAGAACAAGAATCTCGCCAGATTCGCGGTCAGCGACTCATCGCGGCGGCCGAGCAAACGGCGCAGGCAGCCAACACCGCCAACAGCGGCCCCTTTCCCACACCAGCCGCACTGACAGCATTCATCACCGCCGTGTACGAGCTGTGCCACACGCACCACGGcacgctgcaccgcctctgccccgACGCATGCGTGCTGCACTTCAACagcgcggtgcgcgcgcaccttTCGCGTGGGCCGGGAGACGCtagcgcggcggcggcgcccccTGCACCCGCTCCGAGGCATGGTGTCCCCGCTGCGCAGtcggcaccgcagccgaggccaccgcgcgccacgcggcaggaggagatgaggcgccgcgcggcgcaggacgcacgcagcgccgcggccttCGCGCTGGACCTGGTGAGCTGGACGGCCGCgcagggcggcagcggcgaaagCGCACAAACGGACGGCGCGTCGGCCATGCccgacgtgcgcgcgctgctggacaCGAGCATGTTCACGTGCGGGCAGTACCGCCccgccggcagcgagcagacgctgcaggtggcGCTTGGCCGCGACGTGCAGCGCGATCTGGGCcgcgtgccgcagcgcatcggcgtgcgcgtggccatgacggaggagacggcgacgctgctgcgcgcggaCGACGATAGCGGCGGCCGGGGCCGCGGCCATGTGGACGCTGGCGTGCGGCAGATCCCAGTggatgtgctgcgcacgGGCCGCGCGGGGCTGGACGGCGATGTGGTGGTGCTGTACGAGGCTCTGCCCGGGCGTGTGgccggcgacgcggcgtggcagcagtacgcacgctgctgctgcgacggcttcGAGCACATGCTGCGCGGCGACTACGCTGGCGCGCTGGCCGCCtaccgcggcgtcgccgagatCGCGGACCTGGAGCCcgggctgctgccggcggccaTGCgccgcgaggcggcggccagcgCCGTGACGGGTGGTGCCGTGTcggtgcaggcggcgcggctgatGCGCGAGTGTGAGCGCCGCGTGCGACTGCGGATCACGGAGCCGCTGTGCAAGGTGCGCTTCTGTCCGCTAGGAATCGACGCAGTCCGACGCGACTCGAAACCGCTGGGTAACGGAACCGGAGGGCGTTGCCCAGGTGCGCTGTCTCCGACTGAGGAAGATGTTCGTATACCTCAGAATGTTcgtgggagggaggcgaaTCACAGTGGCTTTTCGCGGATATCGACGCAGCGGTTTCCGAGGGTACAGGAACGCTATGTTTTAGCAGTGAAGGAGAGCACCAGCACCCTCCGGTGCGTGGTGCCATCGATGCCTTCATGGATGCGCGACGAGCATGGGCTGCACTGGCATATTGCACGTTGTCCAATCAACGGCGAGCTGACCCCAGAGCTCATGTGGCATAGGAGGGTGCTGGCCCTCGGCTCTGCTGGAGCGCTGTGCTCCGTGAACTACTTGATATATCGTGAGGTGCACCCTGTGGTAGCCAAGGCTATCAGAAACGCACCACCGGGCCCGATGTCGGACGcactgcgcagcgccacccccgtCTGTGGGCCCTCCTCACGccaggcggctgcggtgcggcggtTGATCAAAaggcaccagcagctgcgccatccaaacctcctctccttcctcggCTTCTCCGAGTCACTAGAGGGTGGCGTCGTGCTCCTCTGGGAGTTCAGCCCTGGCGGTACGCTGCGTGAACTCATCTTCCGCTATCCAAACGTGAAGCCGGTCACCATCAACCGCTTCGGTCTTCAAATTCTCACCGCTCTGTCATATTTACACGAGCGGGGAGTGGCCCACGGCAGCGTGCGCCTCGACAACGTGCTCGTGAGTGCAGATGGAAAATGCCGCTTGACTGGACACTCAGGCGACAATGAAGCAGCATGCGAACTCTTCCACATGCGGCAAACGTGTTTTATGAGCCCTCTGATGGCCACCGGCGCGCTGCCTACTCCACAGTGCGACATGTTCTGCATAGGCCTAGGCGCTCTCGAGGCACTGACAAAGCAGCCGGCGTGGAAGTGGGCCACTGGCGATGACGGGCAGCCGCTCGGGACTCCGGCAGAGCTCGCGGAGCTGATGAAGGCTGGCGGGACGACCTTCAGCAGTGCGCTGGTGCAGGGCCGGGTCGTGGTGAACGTGGACCCGCTGAGAGGGGCAAGCGTGGCCAGCAAATACAGCAACCGTGTCGTTGAGTCCCTCATTCGTTGCCTCTCACTGGACCCTGCCGAACGCCCGACTGCGATGCAGGTACGGGAGGCGAGCAAGGAAatgctgctgcaggccgGGCTCAcgttggaggaggacgaaTTGGCGGCCTCTTTTCCGCTGATGATGCGTGATTGA